In Episyrphus balteatus chromosome 4, idEpiBalt1.1, whole genome shotgun sequence, the sequence aataaaatcctCAGTAACCCccttacaaattaaaaaaaaaaataatagcaaaatcttgaattttcttaatctaaaaaatttgaaatcctCCAGATTCCAAGCACAGAAAAGTCAAAATTTCGAATACCCAAAAATCCTAAAAACCACAAAACAAGAATTGAAGTAATGGgagaaaaacaaattcttgGAAATCCCATCAGATGCTCAATAAATAGATCTGTTAAAATCTACAAGTTCCActaaataattaacaaaaataaaaaaaaatccaaaaaccacaAAACCCGAAATCcaggaagtaggctaaaataaacataaaaagcttagatttcaaaaaaggaaaatcaGAAAgcctaaaattcaaaatcaagcTAAATAACTCtgatctttaaaaacaaataggtaattaaaaatctAGAAAATTCACTGTCTCAAAATCTCTAGAAAAGTCttagaaaaaaactcaaaaaattaaaatcacaaTAACCCGAAAATACCAGGGATGCCAAAATCCGCAAATTACATCCAGTCAATTCAATTTcctgaaaaaaacaaatctagAACACGCAAGACCTAAATAgtccaaaaatttaaattccaaaaaatctattaAAGGGTGCAAACGCAAAACCCACAAAAATGCatgactcaaaaaataaaaaaattcttaaaaatttcaattttccggAAACTAAAACTTTTTACTATTTTGCTGTCCATTCTGgatttttcaagattttgacTTTGCTTCCTACCCAAAATATGGGTAGTGTTGCTACTGTTAACTACCACCTGACCTCTGTACTTTCATAGTTCTTAGAGCCCCAATGAATCCTGAGCCTTTCGTTGAGGCTTCAAAAAAGTCCATCCCTGCATAAGGTCGTAAATCTTGATCATCACTTTCAACCAAGTTGGTTATTTACGATgcggagcaacaaaaaaattgaaaccctGAGTGCACTTGGGCGAAATCGAGTCACGCACTTTTTAATGTCATGTTCGCAACATGATATTAAGAAAATTATACACACACATAATTTAATCGATGTATGTGATGCgtgttttgtatatattttgttgttgttggtgctcTGCACCCAGTTCACTTAATTATACACACAACGGGGAATGAATTGCATCAACAGACTCTCAAGCTATTGATGCAatcactcatttttttgttattataacGTTTTCTTGTGCAGAGCAGCTAAAAGAACACAGAAGAAAGGAAGCGTGCACcagcatcatcatcgtcgtcaacATCAATAACAACCATGATGGtcgtcatcaaaaaaaagccTGCGAAAGCAGTTGAACGAACCCTTATCGTCGCTGCTGAAAGTTGCTAGATATACTCAAACTCACTACCGCTATAGTACCTACTCAAAAtgccttgaaattaatttttttttattttttattatttttaataaaagtgcTACATGTTGCCCCATGTCACGGTGcataattttatgaaatttaaattcattgctTATGCCACAACCACAACTCACCAAAAGGATGTTATTACTTGCTTCACGTTATAAAGTAATTTACACGACTacgatattaaaattaaaaaaaaaaaaaaaaaaatgaaacaagaaaACAGGATGATTTAGGGTCGGTCCACTTAAAAGTTGAGGTAAAAGTGATGAAAATGTCTGCTTTATGGTGGCAacttgtagtttttttgttgcaaagaacccaatttaaagaagaaaaacttgtgttttataAAGAACGCGGGTTGCATGCTTTAAATTAGCAAATAATTGTAGTTATTTTGTTCCACAGAGAGCAGATGATCCAGGGCCTTTTAGATTGAACCTTTATGCTTCTTGACAATGTAGTCATCAAAATGTGAATATTATGTTAGTTGACAAGAATAATGACTCAGATGAAGTAGTGgtgaaaagaattttgaaaataatgtttaGCAATATGTCCAGTTCAATTAATCTATCTCGAACTAAAAAGATCGTCAGGGGAAAGTAGATTTAATGGTGTGGATTTTATTGCGTGTAAACAAAAGGTACAAATTTGGACCTagaacactaccttgtggtacctcAGTCATTATTTCTCTAAAGTCTGATTAAATCATTTCCCTGTCTAAAATTCCTGTTCTCTAAACACTTTCTAAcatcaaattttttataaaatgtctaAAATCGAATTTGAGACCTCTTAAAAAATTCGGTCTTCGAAACGGGGTTTAAAAAATGGTCCCTTAAGTCACGCGAATACGGAAAATTAGTGTGCTGCTAAGTCAGGGGAATTTCAAGCTCGCGTGAAGCCAGAACCGaacttgtctaattcgtttgtccaccttaagtccatgtttgtccacccaaaattttcgtttgtccacccttcaaaaatgTTTCCAGCAAAGGAGACTaggcacttttgtatgggacgtggcccatcggtgtaacacattgtgacatacatcaaatgaaaggtctcgatgagtgtattatttttgtatatgggtaaaagtctgtatctcgtgcagggaaagtgcagtgatgcattttatgttcaaaaatgtacgagacctttcatttgatgtatgtctcaatgtgttacaccaatgggccAAAATGCACACTCTCCCTTTTATAGGaaatctgaaaaatgaaaaatcgtcttaaCAGTCAAATTTTGTGATAGACGTATAAAACTctaatcgtttgtccacctcgagttctataaaACATATTAAATATTATCGTTTATTCACCCTCCTCcttttaggagatattcaaaaagcaaattttgtactgaacaATTGAAAGTCccctaaaatctccaaaaaaatatttttttttatcaaaaattcaaacttctgtCGGTTTTTTTCACCTCGAATTCTTTACGTACACCAAAATtcttcgtttgtccaccctacatTTAGGAGTTTTCAACAAACTGAAAACTCCCActaaaagttacacatacaccaccacatatgtactgaaaatttaaaaatccccAAAACATAACATAGTCGCACCCtcagatcaaacaaaaaaaaaatgtgtgtgtctgtgacattttttgaggttatctcgaaaacctgacttgatggggcaaaatggacttcggattcggtttcagcgacccaaaaaatatatgatttacATAGTCGCACCCCCAGGtcagaatttctttttttgtaagacTGTGTTATCCACCTcgagaaacaaattttatactaaaaaaatcgaagtcccataaaatcactttattaaaaaaacttcttatGGGGGGCGGCTTAGCAACAAAAGCGTGCACTTTGtaataaaagcatgaaattaacatcgttggtagtactcaataaaagagttattttgagatattgggatACCTTTGTGTGGAGGTTTTATATAGAATAATACaagtttggttcaaattttaggCCGCAATTCTGGCTCATGGTTTTCATGGTTGCGAAACGATATGCCTtgagtttttgatgaaaaatgatcacgagtattttgaaaaacaaaaacagcttTGGAACCAAATGAGTTTTGACGGAACAAAGGTTCTTTGGACATTCTatcgtcacgggtgggacagTTGTACAGTGaagtttttgatttcttttcaaattttactCATAAAAATTATGTCAACTTAATCATTTTTGAAGATCGATAAGGTATTTTCTACTGTCACGGGTGGGAAAACAAACCCTCTTGCAGTCTTCACTGATTCCTTGATATTCCAAACAGACCATAAAGGTCCCTTATTGTCAACCGAGCATTTTTCAGCACTAATTCTTTAATTTGATTGAAGCTGACGCGTTTTGCCGTCTGTGTCTTCAAGACCctctttaaacattttatttcattgctATTTTCGTGTTTTGTTTGACCAGGTGTCACAAAAACTACATCAAGTTAATCAAACATTCtgtaaatgtaaaatttaattcaaattcaaaagttacaccttaaaaagtttaaaaagtaaCAAAGTATAATAATTTTATGGTCAAAACTTTTCAAGTCAAAGTTCAAAGACTTAAATCAAAAACCATTTATTTGAAGTTTACATACAGCTCCAGGTTACTATATAAAGGTATCTTATTTCTACCTTTTGCACACTTCACATACACACTATGGTGTCCTGGGTTTCAACCCAtccgacagaaaaaaaaagactcaaCACATCATCACAATTTACTACAAGACtccataaccaaaaaaaaactaaaagataaaatatgaaaaagcaATTTTCCgctgccaaaaaaatttaaaactcgcTCTGAAGTCGAGTACACACACATGATAATGATGATGCTGCTGAtgctggatgatgatgatgatgagtgcGTGAGGGCATATCCTGTTAAGTGGCATATTGCAAAACAACCTCTGACAGGATTTACGATATGATCCCTCTTCAACATTTTCTAGCCAATTCATTCTCAGAAAATTATATCATCTCTCTCTGTGACTGTTGATAGGTATGTCCTGTTAAGGATTCACAAATTCACTCACACACACACTCTCAACGTACATGAGTCGAATATGCTGTATAATATGCCTCACAGGCATTTATGGCCCTTTTTCGCTGCATTATTGAAATCATCATGCTTCAGAAATTCCCGATGTGGAATATATTCTGTGAGATGTGTTCTCGGCACataacctacctacctacctgccCTCTGGCGTCAATGTCATAACCACCATCGCACCGTACAAATGtgcaaaatatataaacaaatgaACGTTATACTGGCCGGGCCTGGGCTATCATGGCCAGGAGCATTGTAGAGCTGGTAGATATGGTAAAGTGGAAGCGGCAGGATAGAAGGTTGAAAAGGACAATTTATGCAAAGCAACGAACTTTTAAGAATACGTTCTCTCTCGGCTgtcctttccaaaaaaaaagcttgctGCTACCAACTACGACTACCAGCAGAAAGACTGTTTGCCAGCCAGCAGCAGTGCGACAGAGTGGAAATAAAAGGACGACAGTGAAATACTAATAGACTTCCAGTATACATCCTTCTTTCTGCCTGAGAGCCCGAGCCCGTATTCCGTATTGTGATGTGTCGACACATACACGCACACACTCACAAAGAGAGTGTTCCTTTTAATGTGCTGGCTGCTGCTGCTTTAAGCCAAAATCTAAGGTCGCCCAAGCCGAAACGAAACGAACAGCAAATAAGGCGCGCACACACAAAAAGGTTGTGCTGCTCGTTTTTGAGCTTGAAAGTGGTCGGTGGCGGTGGTGATTACGATGGAAATGGTCTGGTAGCTTTGCTAGAGCAAAAGAAAGAATATTGCTCGCTCGTCCTGGCATGGCGGACCGTTTGCCGTTTCCTGTGCCTTTGATTGTGGTATGCTCATAAAACAAATCTGAGCACAACCAGCCGACAGTTAATTCCGCGAAAACGGAAATTACAATTCATGCCCTTTGGCGGGATTATTATCGGATCAAATTAGTGTCTGAATGTTAGCagggttttttttgttgtttttcttctgtTCTGTTGgttttgtatgatttttcttttttttgattatattttttttttgaatttctttgtTTGGTTGGGTCAAGTGTTATGGTTGGGAGATAGGTCGAATAAAATATCACAACTGAAAGGTAAAACGACGAAGGtatctttgttttttgttgccTGCGGTAGAAGCTGCCGCATGAATTTCAGCTTATTTTtgtgaattgtttttattttgttctgttGTTACTTGGAGTTTTTAGAAAAGATATTAGGGAACTCAAGtagctttaaaaaatgttcttttcccTACATTTCGAAGCCAATATCTTTTGACCCATGtcttgaaacaaattttggtttaaagatatgAATTCGTAGTAATGCATtccgttaaaaaatttaaaattttttgttcagatttttgagaaaaaaatcaaggttaacccctgcaaaaaaaatccatttgtaaaaatttcctccaaatccatcgaatcaTATATCAAAGGAAAGGTCTCTTTGAGCTCTATTCACAacagaaaactaaaagtttcttgcaggtctggttcctgagatatttccaaacaaacatttttgtgtctttatttttttacattccgaagccgatatcttttgaactaagtctcgaaacaagttttggtttacagatatgagttcgcagaaaacattttaaacataTGCATTccgttaaaaaaattgcaaacttatttttttttttttaatttttgaaaaaaaccaaaaaaaaaaattctttttaaaaatttcctccgaatccatcgatTGAGATATCAAAGGAAAGGTCTTTTAAAAccttattcataactgaaaactaaaagtttcttggagttcttgttcctgagatatttccaaacaaacttttttttctatctttttccTACTTTCCAAagtcgatatcttttgaccaaagtctcgaaacaagttttggtttacatatATGAATACGTAGTAAATAGGCCTATGCATtccgttaaaaaaattaaaattttttttcagatttttgaaaaaaaaaaatcaaggttaaccccttgccaaaaaaaatccattttttttaatttcctccgaatccatcgaatgatatatcaaaggaaaggtctctttaagctctattcataactgaaaactaaaagtttcttcgtggtctggttcctgagatattccCAACCAAAATTATTCtttatttctattaaattgCCAGAactttaacgttttttttatattttatccataaatttgaagcaaaaaaaaacaaacccaaCAAGCATTTTTATGAACTTTAAATAAAAGCCTAAAttagaacaaataaaaataaaataaaataaaataaaataatatataaaaaaatataaaaaataaaaaataaaacataaaaaataaaaaataaaaaaaaaaaaaataaaaaataaaaaatgaaaaataaaaaattaaaaattaaaaattaaaaattaaaaattaaaaattaaaaataaaaataaaaataaaaataaaaataaaaataaaaataaaaaataaaaaataaaaaataaaaaataaaaaataaaaaataaaaaataaaaaataaaaaataaaaaataaaaaataaaaaataaaaaataaaaaataaaaaataaaaaataaaaaataaaaaataaaaaataaaaaataaaaaataaaaaataaaaaataaaaaataaaaaataaaaaataaaaaataaaaaataaaaaataaaaaataaaaaataaaaaataaaaaataaaaaataaaaaataaaaaataaaaaataaaaaataaaaaataaaaaataaaaaataaaaaataaaaaataaaaataaaatataaaaaataaaaactaaaaatttaaaaaataaaaaataaataaaaaataaaaaataaaaaatagaaaataaaaaataaaaaataaaaaataaaaaataaaaaatgaaaaataaaaaatgaaaaatgaaaaatgaaaaataaaaaattagaaatatgacatcaaaaaaattcaattccaaCAAGCAAAATCCGTTCTCTCTGACTTCTATATAATACATAAATTTGCAATTCAAGTTCATGACCTGTTTTGAGTGCGGGTAAATAGATTTTCACTTACTCCATATTAATAATAGCCATCAAAATCGAAAGCGTTATCGATAAATGCTCCCTTTGCATTCAAACCTCCCAACTCCTATAAAATCGTGTAGAACACAGAAACCCAATATTTATCAAACATAATTCCCAACAGTTTGATATCCAATTGAAATCCTGCTGTTAACACACACTTTCCTCTtaacgataaacaaaaaaaaaaaaaaaacacacacactttTCCAACAATAATTGCAATACCCGTCGCTATATAAAAGTGTTTAGAACCACACAAAGGTCCTTCAGTGACACTTTGAGAGAGCAATCATCAACATATTCCctctatctcaaaaacgcgCTCCATTCGATTGTGGTCATTCGCCCCagcttaacttaaaaaaaaatatcaaaaacacaacaaaaaaaaagttatggttaAGAGTTTACTTTTCATTCGAAACGTGGCCTTATTCCTTCTTACCCTGCCACAATTCAGCCAAAGCCTACGCTATTCGGGCCAGGGCAATGGCGATGAAAATTGCGAAACTCTTCAGTCGGAAATCCATATCATCAAAGAGGAATTCGATGAGCTTGGCCGAATGCAGCGAACCTGCAACGCTGACATAATGGTCAATAAATGCGAGGGTTTGTGTAACAGTCAAGTGCAGCCATCTGTAATCACGCCTACAGGCTTTTTGAAGGTACGTAGAGAGAGTTTGTGgatattaattgacttttataAAACCCTTGTGTGTCCTTCATTTATTCGCCACCAAAAACAGGAATGCTATTGCTGTCGTGAAAGCTACTTGAGGGAGAAAGTCATCACCCTAACC encodes:
- the LOC129919552 gene encoding partner of bursicon, with protein sequence MVKSLLFIRNVALFLLTLPQFSQSLRYSGQGNGDENCETLQSEIHIIKEEFDELGRMQRTCNADIMVNKCEGLCNSQVQPSVITPTGFLKECYCCRESYLREKVITLTHCYDPDGTRLNDPGTATMDVLLREPTDCKCFKCGDYTR